From Streptomyces qinzhouensis, one genomic window encodes:
- a CDS encoding amidohydrolase, whose amino-acid sequence MSRESEADLPGSVSLPGTLPESLRAELIAFRRDLHMHPELGNQEFRTTTAIKNRLEKAGLAPRVLSVGTGLVCDIGSWDGVTPMLALRADIDALPIPDTKTSVAYRSTVPDRAHACGHDVHTTAVLGAGLVLAELDRAGQLPAPVRLVFQPAEEVLPGGAPDAIASGVLDGVGRIIAVHCDPKVDAGFIGLRPGPITSACDRLEITLDGPGGHTARPHLTTDLVTAAAKIVTEVPALVARRVDARSGLAVTWGRIESGHACNVIPQHAELSGTVRCLDLAAWREAPDLVHAAIDEVATLHRAKSQIDYIRGVPPVVNDPAVTELLRAAQTARRGGHTVEDTEQSLGGEDFSWYLEQVPGAMARLGVRRPGDTVRRDLHRGDFDVDEESIRVGVELFTAAALLNARDEKDD is encoded by the coding sequence ATGTCCCGAGAGTCCGAAGCCGATCTGCCCGGGAGCGTCTCACTGCCCGGCACGCTGCCAGAATCCCTGCGCGCCGAGCTGATCGCGTTCCGCCGCGACCTCCATATGCACCCCGAGCTGGGGAACCAGGAGTTCCGCACCACCACCGCGATCAAGAACCGGCTGGAGAAGGCCGGACTCGCGCCGCGGGTGCTGAGCGTGGGCACCGGACTCGTCTGTGACATCGGTTCCTGGGACGGTGTGACCCCGATGCTGGCGCTGCGCGCGGACATCGACGCGCTGCCGATCCCCGATACGAAGACCTCGGTGGCGTACCGCTCCACCGTTCCCGACCGGGCCCATGCCTGCGGCCATGACGTGCACACCACGGCGGTGCTCGGCGCCGGGCTCGTCCTGGCCGAGCTGGACCGGGCGGGGCAGCTGCCCGCACCGGTCCGGCTGGTGTTCCAGCCCGCCGAGGAGGTGCTGCCGGGCGGCGCCCCGGACGCGATCGCCTCCGGGGTCCTCGACGGGGTCGGACGGATCATCGCGGTGCACTGCGACCCGAAGGTCGACGCCGGTTTCATCGGTCTGCGGCCCGGGCCGATCACCTCGGCCTGCGACCGGCTGGAGATCACCCTCGACGGGCCCGGCGGCCACACCGCCCGCCCCCATCTGACCACCGATCTGGTCACCGCCGCCGCGAAGATCGTCACCGAGGTTCCGGCGCTGGTGGCCCGCCGGGTGGACGCGCGCTCCGGACTCGCCGTGACCTGGGGACGTATCGAATCCGGTCATGCCTGCAATGTGATCCCGCAGCACGCGGAGCTTTCGGGGACCGTACGGTGCCTGGACCTCGCGGCCTGGCGGGAGGCGCCGGACCTGGTCCACGCGGCGATCGACGAGGTCGCGACGCTCCACCGGGCCAAATCGCAGATCGACTACATCCGTGGTGTCCCGCCGGTGGTCAACGACCCGGCGGTCACCGAACTCCTCCGGGCCGCGCAGACCGCGCGCCGCGGCGGCCATACGGTGGAGGACACCGAGCAGAGCCTCGGCGGCGAGGACTTCTCCTGGTATCTGGAGCAGGTGCCGGGCGCGATGGCCCGCCTCGGCGTCCGCCGCCCGGGCGACACGGTCCGCCGCGATCTGCACCGGGGCGACTTCGATGTCGACGAGGAGTCGATCCGGGTGGGCGTGGAGCTGTTCACGGCGGCGGCCCTGCTGAACGCGCGCGACGAGAAGGACGACTGA
- a CDS encoding pyridoxal-phosphate dependent enzyme: MIAIEDVRAAARLVEGRLVRTPTMVSPGLSDLLGVPVVAKLELLQRTGSFKARGALAKLLSLDAAQRAAGVVAVSGGNHGVAVAVAAGMLDIKATVCMARTASARSVAAAEAAGAHVRLTETMPEAFALMERLRAEGMTLVHPFDDPLVIAAQGTVGLEFAEDLPAGGAAAPTDVLVSIGGGGLISGVAVALKALLPEVRVWGVETAGAESMSRALAAGGPVPVELSSLVTTLSAPSVSRLTYDHVAALVEDVIVVSDAEAIRGVADLAEHAKLWTEPAAGCLLPAARRVVDRVGPGARIGLVVCGGNATLADAVRWGVAEEG; encoded by the coding sequence ATGATTGCCATCGAGGATGTACGCGCAGCGGCCCGGCTCGTCGAGGGGCGGCTGGTCCGCACCCCGACCATGGTCTCCCCGGGGCTCTCCGATCTGCTCGGGGTCCCCGTCGTCGCGAAGCTGGAACTCCTCCAGCGCACCGGCTCCTTCAAGGCCCGTGGGGCGCTGGCGAAGCTGCTGTCGCTGGACGCGGCGCAGCGCGCGGCGGGTGTGGTCGCGGTCAGCGGCGGCAACCACGGGGTGGCGGTGGCCGTCGCGGCCGGAATGCTGGACATCAAGGCGACGGTCTGCATGGCCCGTACGGCCTCGGCCCGCTCGGTCGCGGCGGCGGAGGCGGCGGGTGCGCACGTCCGGCTCACCGAGACGATGCCGGAGGCGTTCGCGCTGATGGAGCGGTTGCGCGCGGAGGGGATGACCCTGGTGCATCCCTTCGACGATCCGCTGGTGATCGCGGCGCAGGGCACGGTCGGGCTGGAGTTCGCCGAGGACCTGCCGGCCGGCGGGGCCGCCGCGCCGACGGACGTTCTGGTGAGCATCGGCGGCGGGGGGCTGATCTCGGGCGTCGCCGTGGCGCTGAAGGCGCTGCTCCCGGAGGTCCGGGTCTGGGGCGTCGAGACGGCGGGCGCCGAGTCGATGTCCCGGGCGCTGGCGGCGGGCGGGCCGGTACCGGTCGAGCTGTCGTCGCTGGTGACGACGCTCAGCGCGCCTTCGGTGTCCCGGCTGACCTATGACCATGTGGCCGCGCTGGTCGAGGACGTGATCGTGGTCTCCGACGCGGAGGCGATCCGGGGCGTCGCCGACCTGGCCGAGCACGCCAAGCTGTGGACGGAACCGGCCGCGGGCTGTCTGCTGCCCGCCGCCCGGCGGGTCGTCGACCGCGTCGGCCCCGGGGCCCGGATCGGTCTGGTGGTGTGCGGCGGGAACGCGACCCTGGCGGACGCGGTGCGGTGGGGGGTCGCCGAGGAGGGGTGA
- a CDS encoding immunity 49 family protein, whose translation MRIERHEVEPGVVAGALNGFAERIALDVRMVEHDPRPADGWRRVAESLLGYAAARSVAHPGLTDPDARAAFESAAAAAVGSVALASGRGGLFRIGYTGSVIGAPDGGPGRPAAVRPGVWLTAFLLSFVAGTSDEYGRLFADTAAPLAGHEARPDVALVHALLIHVHGRVEGAPGARPGPERTSLIAALCDRIDPDPALGRQYRAALVTLRALAAGDEAGFVRALAAQLLEHRAVEASYASPTLTGLLPLEAIALAAMAVRWHGWVLPVDSAYLPYGPVSGFLAPRGRVGPYGRDKDAGAVAASAAGPLVVDRPEHPYAWNEDISAFEGYLGRELARFRDPGEHPAEAANVLKHLTHGHLSVFLHRVAADASGRHPGLPGVLRIATEAGAAAFRLARAPEGSELSVTVAGTTRSLPARPDAAGEPWFWKQTAALALITGDRRSLADCVLVEPGFFTEESPLTAVAAYGAALHDYLRGVDPVPAMDRALSSGGYDPHRRPEPPAVLLSQLVEGDREGFALALADTLEAHRDHYATGDEADTNHAVLDLDALALVCHVRRMGWRPPVTSPYLPDRILDLGARLDG comes from the coding sequence ATGCGCATCGAGCGTCATGAGGTCGAGCCGGGGGTGGTCGCCGGGGCGCTGAACGGATTCGCCGAGCGGATAGCCCTCGACGTACGGATGGTGGAGCACGATCCGCGGCCGGCGGACGGCTGGCGGCGCGTCGCCGAATCGCTGCTCGGCTATGCGGCCGCGCGTTCGGTCGCCCACCCCGGGCTGACCGACCCGGACGCCCGGGCCGCCTTCGAGTCGGCGGCGGCCGCGGCGGTGGGGTCGGTCGCGCTCGCCTCCGGCCGGGGCGGCCTGTTCCGGATCGGCTACACGGGGTCGGTGATCGGCGCTCCGGACGGCGGGCCCGGCCGGCCGGCCGCGGTGCGCCCTGGTGTCTGGCTCACCGCGTTCCTGCTCTCGTTCGTCGCGGGCACGTCCGACGAGTACGGCCGGCTGTTCGCCGATACGGCCGCCCCGCTGGCCGGTCACGAGGCCCGGCCGGACGTGGCACTCGTCCATGCCCTGCTGATTCATGTCCACGGGCGGGTGGAGGGCGCGCCGGGGGCACGGCCCGGACCGGAGCGGACTTCTCTGATCGCCGCGCTCTGCGACCGGATCGACCCGGACCCCGCCCTCGGCCGTCAGTACCGGGCGGCGCTGGTGACTCTGCGGGCGCTGGCCGCGGGCGACGAGGCGGGGTTCGTCCGGGCGCTGGCCGCGCAGTTGCTGGAGCACCGGGCGGTCGAGGCGTCGTATGCGAGCCCCACGCTCACCGGTCTGCTCCCGCTGGAGGCGATCGCGCTGGCGGCGATGGCGGTCCGTTGGCACGGCTGGGTCCTGCCGGTGGACTCCGCCTATCTGCCGTACGGGCCGGTGTCGGGCTTTTTGGCGCCGCGGGGGCGGGTGGGGCCGTACGGCCGGGACAAGGACGCCGGTGCGGTGGCGGCGTCGGCCGCCGGGCCGCTGGTGGTGGACCGGCCGGAGCATCCGTATGCGTGGAACGAGGACATCTCGGCGTTCGAGGGCTATCTGGGGCGGGAACTGGCCCGGTTCCGCGACCCCGGGGAGCATCCGGCGGAGGCGGCGAACGTGCTGAAGCATCTGACGCACGGCCATCTCTCGGTCTTTCTGCACCGGGTCGCGGCCGATGCCTCGGGCCGGCACCCGGGCCTTCCGGGGGTGCTGCGGATCGCGACGGAGGCGGGCGCGGCGGCGTTCCGGCTGGCGCGGGCGCCGGAGGGCAGTGAACTGTCGGTCACCGTCGCGGGCACGACTCGGTCGCTCCCCGCCCGGCCCGACGCGGCCGGGGAACCCTGGTTCTGGAAGCAGACGGCCGCACTGGCGCTGATCACGGGCGACCGCCGTTCGCTGGCGGACTGTGTGCTGGTGGAGCCGGGGTTCTTCACCGAGGAGAGCCCCCTGACCGCGGTGGCGGCGTACGGAGCGGCGCTCCACGACTACCTACGGGGCGTGGACCCGGTCCCGGCCATGGACCGGGCGCTGTCGTCCGGCGGCTACGACCCCCACCGCCGCCCCGAACCGCCCGCGGTCCTGCTCTCCCAGCTGGTGGAGGGCGACCGGGAGGGCTTCGCCCTGGCCCTCGCCGACACCCTGGAGGCCCACCGCGACCACTACGCGACGGGCGACGAGGCCGACACCAACCACGCGGTGCTCGACCTGGACGCCCTGGCACTGGTCTGCCATGTACGCCGCATGGGCTGGCGCCCCCCGGTCACCTCCCCGTACCTCCCGGACCGGATCCTGGACCTGGGCGCCCGGCTGGACGGCTGA
- a CDS encoding acyl-CoA mutase large subunit family protein: MTPARESESGLPVEPVYGPEALADWNPAAKLGVPGGYPFTRGVYPTMYTGRPWTMRQYAGFGTAAESNARYRQLIADGTTGLSVAFDLPTQMGHDSDAPLAHGEVGRVGVAVDSLDDMRELFEGIALDRVSTSMTINAPAAPLLLLYELVAEERGVPGTRLDGTVQNDVLKEYIARGTYIFPPEPSLRLTADTFRYCRDRLPRWNPVSVSGYHMAEAGASPVQEVAFTLANAVAYVRTALAAGLTADELGPRLSFFFVARTTFLEEIAKFRAARRIWARIMRDEFGARHPKAWTLRFHTQTAGVQLTAQQPEVNLVRVAVQALAAVLGGTQSLHTNAFDEAIALPTAHAARLALRTQQVLAYETDVTATVDPFAGSYAVESLTDGVEEAALALMERIEELGGAVAALERGFQTGEIERNAYRIARETDSGERVVVGVNRFRLGAADEERSYEPLRVDPAIEARQKARLAALRAARDGGAVAETLTALRHTAADGSANVLYPMKEALRARATVGEVCDALREVWGVHHPAAGF, encoded by the coding sequence ATGACACCCGCGCGCGAGTCGGAGTCCGGGCTGCCGGTCGAGCCGGTGTACGGCCCCGAGGCCCTCGCGGACTGGAATCCGGCGGCCAAACTGGGCGTACCCGGCGGCTACCCCTTCACCCGAGGGGTCTACCCGACCATGTACACCGGCCGCCCCTGGACGATGCGGCAGTACGCCGGTTTCGGCACCGCCGCCGAGTCCAACGCCCGCTACCGGCAGCTGATCGCCGACGGCACCACCGGCCTGTCCGTCGCCTTCGACCTGCCCACCCAGATGGGCCACGACTCCGACGCGCCCCTCGCGCACGGCGAGGTCGGGCGGGTCGGGGTCGCCGTCGATTCCCTCGACGATATGCGGGAGCTGTTCGAGGGCATCGCGCTGGACCGGGTCTCCACCTCCATGACGATCAACGCCCCGGCCGCTCCGCTGCTCCTGCTCTACGAGCTGGTCGCCGAGGAGCGGGGCGTCCCCGGCACCCGGCTCGACGGCACGGTCCAGAACGACGTGCTGAAGGAGTACATCGCCCGGGGGACGTACATCTTCCCGCCGGAACCGTCGCTGCGGCTGACCGCCGACACCTTCCGCTACTGCCGTGACCGGCTGCCGAGATGGAACCCGGTCTCGGTCTCCGGCTATCACATGGCGGAGGCCGGGGCCTCGCCCGTGCAGGAGGTGGCGTTCACCCTCGCCAACGCCGTCGCCTATGTCCGTACCGCGCTCGCGGCCGGGCTCACCGCGGACGAACTCGGGCCCCGGCTGTCGTTCTTCTTCGTGGCCCGCACCACCTTCCTGGAGGAGATCGCCAAATTCCGGGCGGCCCGCCGGATCTGGGCCCGGATCATGCGGGACGAGTTCGGCGCCCGGCATCCGAAGGCCTGGACGCTGCGGTTCCACACCCAGACGGCGGGCGTCCAGCTCACCGCCCAGCAGCCGGAGGTCAATCTGGTACGAGTCGCCGTCCAGGCGCTCGCCGCGGTTCTCGGCGGCACCCAGTCGCTCCACACCAACGCCTTCGACGAGGCCATCGCCCTGCCCACCGCCCACGCGGCCCGGCTCGCGCTCCGCACCCAGCAGGTGCTGGCGTACGAGACGGATGTGACCGCGACCGTCGACCCCTTCGCCGGGTCGTACGCGGTGGAGAGCCTGACCGACGGGGTGGAGGAGGCGGCCCTGGCGCTGATGGAGCGCATCGAGGAGCTGGGCGGGGCGGTCGCCGCCCTCGAGCGGGGCTTCCAGACGGGGGAGATCGAGCGGAACGCGTACCGCATCGCCCGGGAGACCGACAGCGGGGAGCGGGTCGTCGTCGGCGTCAACCGCTTCCGCCTCGGAGCGGCCGACGAGGAGCGGTCGTACGAGCCGCTGCGCGTCGATCCCGCCATCGAGGCCCGGCAGAAGGCCCGGCTGGCCGCGCTGCGGGCGGCCCGGGACGGCGGGGCGGTGGCGGAGACCCTGACGGCGCTGCGGCACACGGCGGCGGACGGCTCCGCGAACGTGCTGTACCCGATGAAGGAGGCGCTGCGGGCCCGGGCGACGGTGGGGGAGGTCTGCGATGCGCTGCGGGAGGTGTGGGGCGTCCACCACCCGGCCGCCGGATTCTGA
- a CDS encoding L,D-transpeptidase family protein, with the protein MTSRTVVRRTLAATAVLALAAGCSARAADGPPDAAGTGPGAAASAVPSPPDDSRPGDGDTTPSARPTPPPKKEKKKPEVRETPAEVLMRQGDRGERIRGLQARLAQIGWFDAAPSGTYGRITAAAVRGFQSKRGLPPTGSVTTVTWDRLLGMTKRPTRAELDGRTVRKPKVRLDPRCLEGRVLCISKTTRTLSWVVDGTVRSTMDVRFGSQYTPTREGVFGVFLKSRDHVSTLYDTPMPYALFFSGGQAVHYSADFAADGYRGASHGCVNVRDRAAVAALFDQVRTGDKVVVHW; encoded by the coding sequence ATGACGAGCAGGACCGTTGTACGCAGGACACTGGCCGCGACCGCGGTACTCGCGCTCGCCGCGGGCTGCTCGGCCCGGGCGGCGGACGGGCCGCCCGATGCGGCCGGCACCGGCCCGGGCGCCGCGGCCTCCGCCGTACCGTCACCGCCGGACGACAGCCGTCCCGGCGACGGGGACACCACCCCGTCCGCACGGCCCACCCCGCCCCCGAAGAAGGAGAAGAAGAAACCGGAGGTACGGGAGACGCCCGCCGAGGTGCTGATGCGACAGGGCGACCGGGGCGAGCGGATACGTGGGCTCCAGGCCCGGCTGGCACAGATCGGCTGGTTCGACGCCGCCCCCAGTGGCACCTACGGCCGGATCACCGCCGCCGCGGTCCGCGGCTTCCAGAGCAAGCGCGGGCTGCCGCCGACCGGCTCCGTCACCACGGTCACCTGGGACCGGCTGCTCGGCATGACCAAGCGGCCGACCCGGGCCGAGCTGGACGGCAGGACTGTCCGGAAACCGAAGGTGAGACTCGACCCTCGGTGCCTCGAAGGCCGGGTGCTCTGCATCAGCAAGACGACCCGCACCCTGTCGTGGGTCGTGGACGGCACGGTCCGGTCGACGATGGACGTCCGCTTCGGCTCGCAGTACACCCCCACCCGCGAAGGGGTGTTCGGTGTGTTCCTGAAGTCGCGCGACCATGTCTCGACGCTGTACGACACCCCGATGCCGTACGCCCTCTTCTTCAGCGGCGGCCAGGCGGTCCACTACTCCGCCGACTTCGCCGCCGACGGCTACCGCGGCGCTTCGCACGGCTGCGTCAACGTCCGGGACCGGGCCGCCGTCGCCGCGCTCTTCGACCAGGTCCGCACCGGTGACAAGGTCGTCGTCCACTGGTGA
- a CDS encoding AAA family ATPase yields MCTGARVKESPLVKPDDVVDRDREWDLLADFLTDPDPAMRLGILSGRRRYGKSYLLQALSEQVGGLYVTAVREEGRLPAIRRFSEAVATHAGLRPESLRLTDWRDVLSNALDVTARSPHPLLVIDELPYLLQHSPEIPGLLQQLYDERQRGARPGAPPGPRLILCGSAMSVMHELLSGTKPLRGRAVVDLRLGAFDYRASRDFWQIADPLTAFKVHAVLGGAPGYRPVAARPHPDDGFDAWLTRTLLDPGRAVYSRTETEYLLREDPRITQHTLYYDILTAIAQGATTPSKIGAALERPRNAVAHPLEVLESTGYIRREQDILRSRHPVITLADPVIRFNQLITLPQAAAVEQGFAEQVWQQATPTFNSKILGPHFEDLARDFTRRYAHTLLPGGLPGPVGTTEVADPAARTKHEVDVIALAAGERPQAPRARIALLGEAKATAARRGTGDLERLERIRALLESQGYDTAATTLALYSLHGFYPDLVDLADRRDDLLLVDLPTLYSS; encoded by the coding sequence ATGTGTACAGGAGCGCGAGTGAAGGAGAGTCCGCTCGTCAAGCCCGACGACGTGGTCGACCGGGACCGGGAGTGGGATCTGCTCGCGGACTTCCTCACCGATCCGGATCCGGCGATGCGGCTCGGCATCCTGTCGGGACGGCGGCGGTATGGGAAGTCGTATCTTCTGCAGGCCCTGTCCGAGCAGGTCGGCGGCCTGTACGTCACAGCGGTCCGGGAGGAGGGACGGCTGCCCGCGATCCGGCGATTCAGCGAGGCGGTCGCCACCCACGCCGGACTTCGGCCGGAAAGCCTGCGACTGACCGACTGGCGTGACGTCCTGTCCAATGCCCTCGATGTGACCGCCCGTTCTCCGCACCCGCTCCTCGTGATCGACGAGTTGCCGTACCTCCTCCAGCACTCGCCTGAAATCCCGGGACTGCTGCAACAGCTCTACGACGAACGCCAGCGGGGTGCCCGGCCCGGTGCCCCGCCGGGTCCGCGTCTGATCTTGTGCGGCTCCGCGATGAGCGTCATGCACGAACTGCTCTCGGGGACCAAGCCGCTGCGGGGACGTGCCGTGGTCGATCTACGGCTGGGCGCCTTCGACTACCGCGCCAGTCGGGACTTCTGGCAGATCGCCGACCCGCTGACCGCGTTCAAGGTGCACGCGGTCCTGGGCGGGGCCCCCGGCTACCGGCCGGTGGCCGCCAGGCCGCATCCGGACGACGGCTTCGACGCCTGGCTCACCCGGACGCTGCTCGACCCGGGGCGGGCGGTGTACTCACGTACCGAGACCGAGTACCTGCTGCGCGAGGACCCGAGAATCACGCAGCACACGCTCTACTACGACATCCTCACCGCCATCGCGCAGGGCGCCACCACCCCCAGCAAGATCGGTGCCGCCCTGGAGCGTCCACGAAACGCCGTCGCTCACCCGCTCGAAGTACTGGAATCCACCGGCTACATCCGGCGGGAGCAGGACATCCTCCGCTCCAGGCACCCCGTCATCACACTCGCCGACCCCGTGATCCGCTTCAACCAACTCATCACCCTTCCGCAGGCCGCCGCCGTGGAGCAGGGTTTCGCCGAGCAGGTGTGGCAGCAGGCCACCCCGACCTTCAACTCCAAAATCCTCGGTCCGCACTTCGAGGATCTGGCCCGCGACTTCACCCGTCGTTACGCCCACACCCTGCTGCCCGGTGGACTGCCCGGCCCGGTCGGTACCACCGAGGTCGCCGACCCGGCCGCCCGGACCAAGCACGAGGTCGATGTCATCGCACTGGCCGCCGGTGAGCGCCCGCAGGCGCCACGGGCGAGGATCGCGCTGCTGGGCGAGGCCAAGGCGACAGCCGCCCGCCGCGGGACCGGTGACCTGGAGCGTCTGGAGCGGATCCGTGCCCTGCTCGAAAGCCAGGGTTACGACACCGCTGCCACCACTCTGGCGCTGTACTCGCTGCACGGTTTCTACCCCGACCTGGTCGATCTGGCAGACCGCCGTGACGACCTCCTCCTGGTCGATCTGCCTACCCTCTACAGCAGCTGA
- a CDS encoding RNA polymerase sigma factor yields MLGDDAELTTAVLAAQDGDECAFRSVYRAVHPRLLGYVRTLVGEPDAEDVTSEAWLQIARDLGRFSGDADRFRGWAARIARNRALDHIRMRGRRPAVGGDESELTGRPADSDTADEAMEALSTGSTMALIAQLPQDQAEAVVLRVVVGLDAKSAAQTLGKRPGAVRTAAHRGLKRLAELLGADDAEGVSPESSEQPSVSPRGAAARAPSDPAGADGLSASARPASGRTGRAARSLDGVPPQRGRDQGATASAGVTHSWRRTQKDM; encoded by the coding sequence GTGCTGGGGGACGACGCGGAGCTGACCACCGCGGTGCTCGCGGCGCAGGACGGGGACGAGTGCGCGTTCCGTTCTGTGTACCGCGCGGTGCACCCGCGGCTGCTCGGCTATGTACGGACGCTCGTCGGCGAGCCGGACGCCGAGGACGTGACCTCCGAGGCATGGCTGCAGATAGCCCGTGACCTCGGCCGGTTCAGCGGCGACGCGGACCGGTTCCGCGGCTGGGCCGCGCGGATCGCCCGTAATCGCGCGCTCGACCACATCCGGATGCGGGGCCGCCGCCCCGCCGTCGGCGGCGACGAGTCCGAACTCACCGGACGGCCCGCCGACTCCGACACCGCCGACGAGGCCATGGAGGCGCTCTCCACCGGGAGCACGATGGCGCTCATCGCCCAGCTGCCGCAGGACCAGGCCGAGGCGGTCGTGCTGCGGGTCGTCGTCGGACTCGACGCCAAGAGCGCCGCCCAGACCCTCGGCAAGCGCCCAGGTGCCGTCCGTACCGCCGCTCACCGCGGGCTGAAGCGGCTGGCCGAGCTGCTCGGCGCCGACGATGCGGAGGGCGTCAGTCCGGAGTCATCGGAGCAGCCTTCCGTTTCGCCCCGGGGCGCCGCCGCGCGCGCTCCCTCGGACCCGGCCGGGGCCGACGGGCTGAGCGCGTCGGCCCGCCCCGCGTCCGGCCGTACCGGCCGGGCCGCCCGCAGCCTCGACGGTGTCCCTCCGCAACGCGGCCGGGACCAGGGGGCGACGGCGTCCGCCGGTGTGACGCATTCCTGGCGGCGGACGCAGAAGGACATGTGA
- the leuE gene encoding leucine efflux protein LeuE, producing the protein MLGVTDLPTFLAGLVLIVLLPGPNSLYVLSVAARKGARTGYRAAAGVWAGDTVLMVLSAAGIASLLKTNDLLFGIVKYAGAGYLTWLAIGMLRAAWAMWRGRSEASPDETPEAAAPQPAERPFRRALLISLLNPKAILFFIAFFVQFVDPGYAYPALSFAVLGGLVQIASVLYLTLLIFTGTHLADAFRRRRRLSAGATSAAGALFLGFAVKLTLSSA; encoded by the coding sequence ATGCTGGGTGTAACCGATCTCCCGACCTTCCTGGCCGGACTCGTCCTGATCGTCCTCCTCCCGGGGCCGAACTCGCTCTATGTGCTCTCCGTCGCGGCCCGCAAAGGCGCGCGTACGGGCTACCGCGCCGCGGCCGGAGTCTGGGCCGGGGACACGGTGCTGATGGTGCTCTCGGCGGCGGGCATCGCGTCCCTGCTGAAGACGAACGACCTGCTGTTCGGCATCGTGAAGTACGCGGGCGCGGGCTATCTCACCTGGCTGGCGATCGGCATGCTGCGGGCCGCCTGGGCCATGTGGCGCGGCCGTTCCGAAGCCTCCCCGGACGAGACCCCGGAGGCGGCGGCACCCCAGCCGGCGGAGCGCCCGTTCCGGCGGGCCCTGCTGATCAGCCTGCTCAACCCCAAGGCGATCCTGTTCTTCATCGCCTTCTTCGTCCAGTTCGTCGACCCCGGGTACGCCTATCCGGCGCTCTCCTTCGCGGTGCTCGGCGGGCTGGTGCAGATAGCCAGCGTCCTCTATCTCACCCTCCTCATATTCACCGGCACCCATCTGGCGGACGCCTTCCGCCGCCGCCGCAGACTCTCCGCGGGCGCCACCTCCGCGGCGGGCGCACTCTTCCTCGGCTTCGCGGTGAAGCTCACCCTGAGCAGCGCCTGA
- a CDS encoding BMP family lipoprotein gives MRRVSKITAAGITAAALALTATACGESSTESNSSSTSSAGTGGKLKVGAAYDVGGRGDNSFNDSAARGLDKAKAELGAEVKELTAKHGETPADREARLVSLAEGGYNPVIAVGFAYKDSVDKVAAKFPKTTFGLVDSVSEAKNVDSIVFTEEQGSYLAGVAAALKSKDGKVGFIGGVDLPLIKKFAAGFEQGVKETKPSASVQIQYLTTGTDLSGFGSPDKGKHAAQGMLDKGIDVIYAAAGGSGAGAIEAVAAKKGTWAIGVDSDQAKDPALSKYAASILTSVVKNVDTGVFELSKSVKDGKPLVGVHTYSLAENGVSLTTTGDHLKDIQAQLDAAKKKIVDGQIRVKTTI, from the coding sequence TTGCGCCGGGTATCCAAGATCACCGCCGCGGGCATCACGGCCGCGGCCCTCGCCCTCACGGCCACCGCGTGCGGCGAGTCCTCCACCGAGTCCAACTCCTCCAGCACCTCGTCCGCCGGGACCGGCGGCAAGCTGAAGGTCGGCGCGGCGTACGACGTCGGCGGCCGCGGTGACAACTCCTTCAACGACTCCGCCGCGCGCGGCCTGGACAAGGCCAAGGCCGAGCTGGGCGCCGAGGTCAAGGAGCTGACCGCCAAGCACGGCGAAACCCCCGCGGACCGCGAGGCCCGGCTGGTCTCGCTGGCCGAGGGCGGCTACAACCCGGTCATCGCCGTCGGGTTCGCCTACAAGGACTCCGTCGACAAGGTCGCGGCCAAGTTCCCGAAGACGACCTTCGGTCTGGTCGACTCGGTCTCCGAGGCCAAGAACGTCGACAGCATCGTCTTCACCGAGGAGCAGGGCTCCTACCTCGCCGGTGTCGCCGCGGCGCTGAAGTCCAAGGACGGCAAGGTCGGCTTCATCGGCGGTGTGGACCTTCCGCTGATCAAGAAGTTCGCGGCCGGCTTCGAGCAGGGTGTCAAGGAGACCAAGCCGAGCGCCTCGGTCCAGATCCAGTATCTGACCACCGGCACCGACCTCTCCGGCTTCGGCAGCCCGGACAAGGGCAAGCACGCCGCCCAGGGCATGCTCGACAAGGGCATCGACGTGATCTACGCGGCCGCGGGCGGCTCCGGCGCCGGCGCCATCGAGGCCGTCGCCGCCAAGAAGGGCACCTGGGCCATCGGCGTCGACTCCGACCAGGCCAAGGACCCGGCCCTGTCGAAGTACGCCGCCTCCATCCTGACCTCGGTCGTCAAGAACGTCGACACCGGCGTCTTCGAGCTGTCGAAGTCGGTCAAGGACGGTAAGCCGCTGGTCGGCGTCCACACCTACTCGCTCGCCGAGAACGGTGTCAGCCTCACCACCACCGGTGACCACCTGAAGGACATCCAGGCCCAGCTCGACGCGGCGAAGAAGAAGATCGTCGACGGCCAGATCCGGGTCAAGACCACCATCTGA